CTGAAATTGCAATCCCTGAATATATTAAGTTGGAAATTCTGAGCAAAGACAACCCTGAAATCCAAGAAGCAATCAATTCATTTATAAAGGTTTTAGAAACCTCAAAAGATAAAGCTGAGGCTATTGCAAGAAAGCATGGAATTCATTTTGGGGAAGGGCATGTGAAGGCGCTTGGAGAAAAGTTGAAGGCTTCTCTTTTCTTATCTAACGAGAGGAAGGTAAGGAAGGCTGCAAAGGAGGAGGGATTTGTAGTCACTGGAACTATAGGAATTATTCTAAGGTCAGTAAAGGAAGGGCTAATTGACAAGCCTGAGGCAGTTTCTCTTCTGGGAAAAATGAAAGCGCAGGATTTCAGAATTCATCCTGATGTGTTACAAGAAGCAATTGATGTAATACAAGAGCTATAGAAATGCTTGAACTCCACAAAAAGAAAAACTCCCTTCCACCATCTTCGGAAAGAGAAAAGATAGAGCGGGAGATAGCAATAACTCATGAGAAGATAGATGAGGTTGTCTATGGGCTTTATGGGCTCACAGAGGAGGAGAGGAAAATTATAGAAGGTGGCTGATTTTGTCGGGGAGATTAAGGTAAAATAAAGACAGAGAAGGCAAGGATGAAGGCATATGAACATCCGTAAGGAAGAAAAGGCAACATTTCTACTTTGGCTTGGAAAGCCCGAAGTGATGGCTGATTGACAGGTGTTAAGCCAATTTGTTATGGTTTATTCATGAAAAAATATGGATTTATCCTGTTTTTTCTATTAATTGGACTTTTAGATGTCAGGTTCTCTTATGGAGGAGAGCTAAGCGGTCTACAGCCTTTAGCGCCTAATGGTGTTTTTTCGATTTTCAGTGCAGATACACTTAAAAAGACGAAAGTGGCAACCGCGGTTTCTGCTGAGATGGCAGAGGATCCCGATTTTTTTAGATACTCGTTTGCCCTTGCATATGGTGCAGGAGAAAATGTAGA
The sequence above is a segment of the Nitrospirota bacterium genome. Coding sequences within it:
- a CDS encoding DUF3368 domain-containing protein; this translates as MHAVSDADVIIHLSKLNKLSLLQSLYTEIAIPEYIKLEILSKDNPEIQEAINSFIKVLETSKDKAEAIARKHGIHFGEGHVKALGEKLKASLFLSNERKVRKAAKEEGFVVTGTIGIILRSVKEGLIDKPEAVSLLGKMKAQDFRIHPDVLQEAIDVIQEL